The following coding sequences are from one Sulfitobacter sp. HNIBRBA3233 window:
- the gabT gene encoding 4-aminobutyrate--2-oxoglutarate transaminase: MASTAKRATRKGAKKQPNISIVETAAPKTYTNADLVARRDAAVPRGVASAAPGVYAARAENAELWDVEGNRYIDFVGGIGVLNTGHRHASVIAAAKAQEDLFTHTSFQVVPYAPYIELAERLNALAPGDSPKKTLLVTTGAEAVENAVKIARAATGRPGVIAFTGSYHGRTLLTLGLTGKVTPYKKNVGPFPADVFRAPFPSLRDGITVEDALTGLKNLFLTDAQPDRVAAIIIEPVLGEGGYIPVPTEMMVALREICDQHGILLIADEVQAGFGRTGTWFAIEHTGVEPDLITVAKSMAGGYPLAGVIGRSEVMDAMDPGGLGGTYGGNPVACAAALAAIDALEQEELLERSTAMGDKLKARFAEIGARAAPFRMWDIRGIGAMVAVEFVTDFESGAPDAALTKRLIAHALERGLLLLSCGMHSNAVRVMVPLTAEDEIIDEGLAIFEEALKAAVADGVL, from the coding sequence ATGGCCAGTACTGCAAAGCGTGCGACCCGCAAAGGCGCGAAAAAACAGCCGAATATCTCGATCGTGGAAACAGCGGCCCCAAAGACCTATACCAACGCTGATCTTGTGGCCCGCCGCGACGCTGCCGTGCCGCGCGGTGTCGCGTCCGCTGCGCCCGGTGTCTATGCTGCGCGCGCCGAAAACGCCGAGCTTTGGGATGTCGAAGGGAACCGCTACATCGATTTCGTCGGCGGTATCGGGGTTCTCAACACTGGTCACCGTCACGCCTCCGTCATCGCAGCGGCGAAGGCGCAGGAAGACCTGTTTACGCACACATCCTTTCAGGTCGTTCCCTACGCTCCCTACATCGAACTGGCAGAGCGTCTGAACGCACTGGCCCCCGGCGACAGCCCCAAGAAGACCCTTCTGGTCACCACAGGCGCCGAAGCCGTCGAGAACGCGGTCAAGATCGCGCGCGCGGCAACGGGCCGGCCGGGCGTGATCGCTTTCACCGGCAGCTACCATGGCCGTACCCTGCTGACGCTGGGCCTGACGGGCAAGGTCACCCCCTACAAGAAGAACGTCGGTCCTTTCCCTGCGGATGTGTTCCGCGCGCCGTTCCCGTCCCTGCGTGACGGCATCACCGTCGAGGACGCGCTGACAGGTCTGAAGAACCTCTTCCTGACCGATGCACAGCCGGATCGCGTTGCCGCGATCATCATCGAACCTGTTCTGGGCGAAGGCGGTTACATCCCCGTGCCGACAGAGATGATGGTCGCCCTGCGCGAGATTTGCGACCAGCACGGTATCCTGTTGATCGCCGACGAGGTGCAGGCGGGCTTTGGCCGGACCGGCACCTGGTTCGCGATCGAACACACAGGGGTCGAGCCTGACCTTATCACCGTGGCGAAATCCATGGCGGGTGGATACCCGCTGGCGGGTGTTATCGGCCGGTCCGAAGTGATGGATGCGATGGATCCCGGCGGTCTGGGCGGCACATACGGCGGCAACCCCGTTGCCTGTGCGGCGGCGCTGGCCGCCATCGACGCGCTCGAGCAGGAAGAGCTTCTCGAACGCTCCACCGCGATGGGTGACAAGCTGAAAGCGCGCTTTGCCGAGATCGGCGCGCGCGCCGCTCCGTTCCGGATGTGGGACATTCGCGGGATTGGCGCGATGGTCGCGGTCGAATTCGTGACGGATTTCGAAAGCGGCGCACCCGATGCCGCGCTGACCAAACGGCTGATCGCGCACGCGCTCGAGCGTGGTCTGCTGCTGCTGAGCTGCGGCATGCATAGCAACGCAGTGCGCGTGATGGTGCCGCTGACCGCCGAGGACGAGATCATCGACGAAGGTCTGGCGATCTTTGAAGAGGCGCTGAAAGCCGCAGTCGCGGACGGCGTTCTGTAA
- a CDS encoding cupin domain-containing protein, which translates to MPLLDIGQRLREIRIQRGLSQRELASRAGLTNGTISLIETDKTSPSVASLKSLLDAIPISMAEFFGSIEDPDLPKVFYRANEFTDLAPDGPGQVSLRQLGNAREHLLQVLHETYPPGADTGPEFLSHDGEEAGIVTRGQIEVTVGDAVAILETGDGYLFDSRLPHRFRNVSTSPCEIVSALTPPVF; encoded by the coding sequence ATGCCTCTCTTGGACATTGGTCAGCGACTTCGGGAAATCCGCATTCAGCGGGGTTTGTCCCAACGCGAGCTAGCTTCCCGCGCGGGTCTGACCAACGGGACGATCTCCTTGATCGAGACCGATAAAACCAGCCCGTCGGTCGCCTCTCTCAAGAGCCTTCTGGATGCGATACCGATCTCGATGGCCGAATTCTTCGGATCCATCGAGGATCCTGATCTGCCAAAGGTATTCTACAGGGCGAACGAGTTCACCGATCTTGCGCCCGACGGTCCGGGCCAGGTGTCCCTGCGTCAATTGGGCAACGCCCGGGAGCATCTTTTGCAGGTGCTCCACGAGACATACCCGCCCGGCGCCGACACCGGACCGGAATTCCTGTCGCATGACGGTGAAGAAGCGGGAATCGTGACGCGGGGCCAGATCGAAGTGACCGTGGGCGATGCGGTCGCGATCCTGGAAACGGGGGATGGCTATCTCTTCGACAGCCGCCTGCCGCACCGGTTTCGCAACGTCTCGACGTCTCCCTGCGAGATCGTCAGCGCCCTTACTCCGCCCGTATTCTGA
- a CDS encoding FMN-binding glutamate synthase family protein, which yields MRDLSNLTRFSTFAAVVALSVLSLLAAAIWSAWFLLPFAIFFALSLLGLVDIRQPHHSILRNYPVLGHMRFLFEGIRPEIRQYLIESDQDEEPFSRDARSLVYQRAKGQEDARPFGTRMRVYDGGYSWVTHSVQPKHIENTDFRITIGNSACKQPYNASIYNISAMSFGSLSANAISALNRGAAAGGFAHDTGEGGISRYHREGGGDLIYEIGSGYFGCRKDDGSFSPEKFAEQAARDQVKMIELKLSQGAKPGHGGMLPAAKITPEIAEARGVPMGKDCISPASHSAFSTPVEMMEFLGELRRLSGGKPVGFKLCIGHQREFMCMVKAMLKTGIVPDFIVVDGTEGGTGAAPLEFANHVGMPMVEGLTFVHNTLRGAGIRNRVKIGAAGKIVSAFDIARALALGADWCNSARGFMFAVGCIQAQACHTNHCPVGVATQDPLRARALDPVHKSVRVARFHRETMIALGEMTGAAGLSQPCEFLPHHLMMRQSDRSMVQGNHAYPYLPEGFLVDPDAADHMGYKERWSRANAESFQPPETAAV from the coding sequence ATGCGCGATTTATCCAATCTCACCCGCTTCAGCACCTTTGCGGCGGTTGTCGCGCTCAGCGTGCTCAGCCTGCTGGCGGCGGCGATCTGGTCCGCGTGGTTCCTGCTGCCCTTCGCGATATTCTTTGCACTGTCGCTTCTGGGGCTGGTCGATATCAGGCAACCGCACCATTCGATCCTGCGGAACTATCCTGTTCTGGGGCACATGCGCTTCCTTTTTGAGGGGATCCGCCCGGAAATCAGGCAGTATCTGATCGAAAGCGATCAGGACGAGGAACCGTTCAGCCGCGATGCCCGCAGTCTGGTGTACCAGCGCGCCAAGGGACAGGAAGACGCCCGCCCCTTCGGCACCCGGATGCGGGTCTACGATGGCGGCTACAGCTGGGTCACCCATTCGGTGCAGCCCAAACACATCGAAAACACCGATTTTCGGATCACCATCGGCAACAGCGCGTGCAAGCAGCCCTATAATGCGTCGATCTACAATATCTCTGCGATGAGCTTTGGCTCTCTTTCCGCCAACGCCATCTCGGCGCTCAACCGCGGTGCGGCGGCGGGCGGCTTTGCCCATGACACGGGCGAAGGCGGCATCAGCCGCTACCACCGCGAAGGGGGCGGAGACCTGATCTATGAAATCGGGTCGGGCTATTTCGGCTGCCGCAAGGATGACGGCAGTTTCAGCCCCGAAAAATTCGCCGAACAGGCCGCGCGCGATCAGGTCAAGATGATCGAACTCAAGCTCAGCCAAGGCGCCAAGCCGGGCCATGGCGGGATGCTGCCCGCCGCCAAGATCACGCCGGAGATCGCGGAAGCGCGCGGTGTGCCGATGGGAAAGGATTGCATTTCACCGGCGTCCCATTCGGCGTTTTCCACCCCTGTCGAGATGATGGAGTTTCTGGGCGAACTGCGCAGGCTGTCCGGTGGCAAACCGGTCGGTTTCAAGCTGTGTATCGGCCACCAGCGGGAATTCATGTGCATGGTCAAGGCGATGCTCAAAACGGGGATTGTGCCGGATTTCATCGTTGTTGACGGGACCGAGGGCGGGACCGGCGCCGCACCGCTGGAGTTTGCCAATCACGTCGGCATGCCGATGGTCGAGGGGCTTACCTTTGTTCACAACACCCTGCGCGGTGCAGGCATCCGCAACCGGGTCAAGATCGGCGCGGCGGGCAAGATTGTGTCGGCCTTCGACATCGCGCGCGCGCTCGCGCTTGGCGCGGACTGGTGCAATTCCGCCCGCGGTTTCATGTTCGCGGTTGGCTGCATTCAGGCGCAGGCCTGCCACACCAACCATTGCCCTGTCGGCGTCGCAACGCAGGATCCGCTGCGTGCCCGCGCGCTTGATCCGGTTCACAAATCCGTCCGCGTGGCGCGGTTCCACCGCGAGACAATGATCGCACTGGGCGAGATGACCGGCGCTGCGGGCCTGTCGCAACCCTGCGAGTTTCTGCCCCACCACCTGATGATGCGGCAGTCAGATCGTTCGATGGTTCAGGGCAACCACGCCTATCCCTACCTGCCCGAAGGCTTTCTCGTCGATCCGGACGCAGCCGACCACATGGGATACAAGGAACGCTGGTCGCGCGCGAATGCGGAATCGTTTCAACCGCCCGAAACCGCCGCGGTCTGA
- a CDS encoding TAXI family TRAP transporter solute-binding subunit: protein MKMLKTLAFAGAMVAGTAATAQEKFITIGTGGQTGVYFVVGQSICRLVNRNSDTSGLKCTAPSTGGSIANINAIKAGDMDMGVAQSDWQYHAYNGTSQFEGDKFDKLRAVFSVHGEPFNVIARADSGIESFDDLKGKRVNIGNPGSGQRATMEVVMDAKGWTLDDFALASELKPAEQAAALGDNKVDAIIYTVGHPNGSIQEAVSTIDAKLIPVEGDAIQGLIDNNPYYAAATIPGGMYKGTDSDVNTFGVKATFVTSADVADEVVYEVVKAVFDNFDRFKRLHPAFENLTEEDMISAGLSAPLHDGAAQYYKERGWIE, encoded by the coding sequence ATGAAGATGCTCAAGACACTGGCATTTGCTGGCGCAATGGTTGCCGGTACTGCCGCAACAGCGCAGGAAAAGTTCATTACAATCGGTACCGGCGGGCAAACCGGCGTGTACTTCGTCGTCGGTCAGTCGATCTGCCGTCTGGTGAACCGCAACTCTGATACATCCGGTCTGAAATGCACGGCGCCTTCGACCGGTGGATCGATTGCGAACATCAACGCGATCAAGGCCGGCGACATGGACATGGGCGTGGCCCAGTCCGACTGGCAGTACCATGCCTACAATGGCACCTCGCAGTTCGAGGGTGACAAGTTCGACAAGCTGCGCGCCGTGTTCTCCGTCCATGGTGAACCGTTCAACGTCATCGCCCGCGCCGACAGCGGCATCGAAAGCTTTGACGACCTCAAGGGCAAGCGTGTCAACATCGGCAACCCCGGTTCCGGCCAGCGCGCCACGATGGAAGTCGTCATGGATGCCAAGGGCTGGACGCTGGACGATTTCGCCCTCGCATCCGAGCTGAAGCCGGCCGAGCAGGCTGCGGCACTGGGTGATAACAAGGTCGACGCGATCATCTACACCGTGGGTCACCCCAACGGTTCCATTCAGGAAGCCGTATCGACCATCGATGCCAAGCTGATCCCGGTAGAGGGTGACGCGATTCAGGGCCTGATCGACAACAACCCCTACTATGCTGCCGCGACAATTCCGGGTGGCATGTATAAAGGCACCGACAGCGACGTGAACACCTTCGGTGTGAAGGCGACCTTCGTCACCTCCGCCGATGTCGCGGATGAAGTGGTTTATGAAGTCGTGAAAGCGGTTTTTGACAACTTCGACCGCTTCAAGCGCCTGCACCCTGCGTTCGAGAACCTGACCGAAGAAGACATGATCTCGGCCGGTTTGTCCGCACCACTGCATGACGGTGCCGCGCAGTACTACAAAGAACGTGGCTGGATCGAATAA